A window of the Fundidesulfovibrio magnetotacticus genome harbors these coding sequences:
- a CDS encoding putative nucleotidyltransferase substrate binding domain-containing protein: MSSEDGFLGLTAGSLPARPPVFVDPQASVVQAARAMRAAQATACLVGTPEAVQGILTERDVVRAVAEDAAPDAPARDFMSREVVTISGRELVSEAFLAMLRHKIRRLGLTGPDGRITGILEERDLLAARFESPVALAADIARAADAWDLARAHATLTRMTPRWLGQGAGVDRVGAMAAAVRDQLFARAAVLALETADPGPMALLALGSEGRREQFLATDQDNALVLGDGADLSKAHDYALRLMELLDQAGLPPCPHGVTADRDDWRMTLPHWETRLEELARNPGPEAVLALSMLADARQVHGSRELAAGLSRALAQAVSGHPIALRAMAREAVRFTPPLTIFGSLSVQDGALDIKRGGIFPLTQGARVLGLECGARVTGTAGRLEAAVRAGFLAEGTATNLSQALDFMQELRLRFQARDLDRGREPGNRVLPGELTPLERSRLQECFKAVASFQEMLENRYKLKLFT; encoded by the coding sequence ATGAGCAGCGAAGACGGCTTTCTCGGACTCACGGCAGGCAGCCTCCCCGCCCGCCCGCCGGTGTTCGTGGACCCGCAGGCCTCCGTGGTCCAGGCGGCGCGCGCCATGCGCGCCGCCCAGGCCACGGCCTGCCTTGTGGGAACACCCGAGGCCGTGCAGGGCATCCTCACCGAGCGCGACGTGGTGCGCGCCGTGGCCGAGGACGCAGCCCCAGACGCCCCGGCACGGGACTTCATGAGCCGCGAAGTGGTGACCATCTCCGGCCGAGAGCTGGTCAGCGAGGCCTTCCTGGCCATGTTGCGCCACAAGATCCGCCGCCTGGGGCTGACCGGCCCCGACGGCCGCATCACCGGCATCCTGGAGGAGCGCGACCTCCTGGCCGCGCGCTTCGAGAGCCCCGTGGCCCTGGCCGCCGACATCGCCCGGGCCGCCGACGCCTGGGACCTGGCCCGCGCCCACGCCACCCTCACCCGCATGACGCCCCGCTGGCTGGGACAGGGCGCGGGCGTGGACCGCGTGGGGGCCATGGCCGCCGCCGTGCGCGACCAGCTCTTCGCGCGCGCCGCCGTGCTGGCGCTCGAAACCGCCGACCCCGGCCCCATGGCCCTGCTGGCCCTGGGCAGCGAGGGACGCCGCGAGCAGTTCCTGGCCACCGACCAGGACAACGCCCTGGTGCTGGGCGACGGCGCGGACCTGAGCAAGGCCCATGACTACGCCCTGCGCCTCATGGAACTGCTCGACCAGGCCGGGCTGCCTCCCTGCCCCCACGGCGTCACCGCCGACCGCGACGACTGGCGCATGACCCTCCCCCACTGGGAGACCCGCCTGGAGGAGCTGGCCCGCAACCCCGGCCCAGAAGCCGTGCTGGCCCTCTCCATGCTGGCAGACGCCCGTCAGGTGCACGGCAGCCGCGAACTGGCCGCCGGGCTCTCCCGGGCGCTCGCCCAGGCCGTCTCCGGCCACCCCATCGCCCTTCGCGCCATGGCTCGGGAGGCCGTGCGCTTCACCCCGCCCCTCACCATCTTCGGGTCGCTCTCGGTGCAGGACGGCGCGCTGGACATCAAGCGCGGCGGCATCTTCCCCCTCACCCAGGGGGCCAGGGTCCTGGGCCTGGAGTGCGGCGCGCGCGTCACCGGCACGGCCGGACGGCTGGAGGCCGCCGTGCGCGCGGGCTTCCTGGCCGAGGGCACGGCCACCAACCTCTCCCAGGCCCTCGATTTCATGCAGGAGCTGCGCCTGCGCTTCCAGGCCCGGGACCTGGACCGGGGCCGCGAGCCCGGCAACCGGGTTCTCCCGGGCGAACTCACCCCCCTGGAGCGCTCCCGGCTCCAGGAGTGTTTCAAGGCCGTGGCCTCCTTCCAGGAGATGCTGGAAAACCGCTACAAGCTGAAGCTGTTCACATGA
- a CDS encoding DUF294 nucleotidyltransferase-like domain-containing protein, with amino-acid sequence MILEDAVDFLRQAPPLAFLEPEALRSLARKASLEFYPAGTAVLGPGGAGEGFVLAVRKGLLAAGSDTGCACAPDQEPTWGEGEVAGWSVERAVAREDAVCILLEPAAVADALRPVEGLTDFLEDRLTEPVLELGLEGVAREIPPWAASRRPLAALRAGEAVRPGEPVACGATLREAARLMSATARDALVVLGPEGRTAGVITDRDFRARAVEQGLPPDTPVERVMSSPVISLDAQASCFDALMAMTRHHLRHVVVMAGSKPAGVLSAQDLLLRQAGSPPALAARAVRAASVEELSAIAPLLDKLAMGLLREGARASVLGRIVGGLRETLAARACQLAEEALGPPPAPYALMLLGRAARREGPALCPLWNAVVHQEAPGASGWFERLGSFLAEALELMNIAPAPGAPSAASREWRGTPQEWDARLDRWAQSPPEDPACLDLRPVHGQLHLAEALRVRLAGRMVLSGSPPASRPGAGLAERVADGVRRMAWRTGVPRIATAERALGLHRLDAAGEDLVWAAEYLAAWGWVGEPLRPGPLARAMERMCRAAWKRAGEVSR; translated from the coding sequence ATGATCCTCGAAGACGCCGTTGATTTCCTGCGCCAGGCCCCGCCCCTGGCCTTCCTGGAGCCCGAGGCCCTGCGCTCCCTGGCGCGCAAGGCCTCCCTGGAGTTCTACCCGGCCGGCACGGCGGTGCTCGGCCCCGGCGGCGCGGGCGAGGGCTTCGTGCTGGCCGTGCGCAAGGGCCTGCTGGCGGCCGGGAGCGACACCGGTTGCGCCTGCGCCCCGGACCAGGAGCCCACCTGGGGCGAGGGCGAGGTGGCCGGATGGAGCGTTGAGCGCGCCGTGGCCCGCGAGGACGCCGTCTGCATCCTCCTGGAGCCCGCCGCCGTGGCCGACGCCCTGCGGCCCGTGGAGGGCCTTACCGATTTTCTGGAAGACCGCCTTACCGAGCCCGTGCTGGAACTGGGCCTGGAAGGCGTGGCCCGCGAGATACCCCCCTGGGCCGCCTCGCGCAGGCCCCTGGCCGCCCTGCGCGCCGGGGAGGCCGTGCGCCCGGGCGAGCCCGTTGCCTGCGGGGCCACCCTCCGGGAGGCCGCCCGGCTCATGAGCGCCACGGCCCGCGACGCCCTGGTGGTCCTGGGGCCGGAGGGCCGAACCGCCGGGGTGATCACCGACCGCGACTTCCGCGCCCGCGCCGTAGAGCAGGGCCTGCCCCCGGACACCCCCGTGGAGCGGGTCATGTCCAGCCCCGTTATCTCCCTGGACGCCCAGGCCTCCTGTTTCGACGCCCTCATGGCCATGACGCGCCACCACCTGCGCCACGTGGTGGTCATGGCCGGGAGCAAGCCCGCCGGGGTGCTCTCCGCCCAGGACCTGCTCCTGCGCCAGGCGGGCTCGCCCCCGGCCCTGGCCGCGCGCGCGGTCCGGGCCGCCTCCGTGGAGGAGCTTTCGGCCATCGCCCCGCTCCTGGACAAGCTGGCCATGGGGCTCCTGCGCGAGGGCGCGCGGGCCTCGGTGCTGGGTCGCATCGTGGGCGGCCTGCGCGAGACCCTGGCCGCCCGGGCCTGCCAACTGGCCGAAGAGGCCCTGGGGCCGCCCCCCGCGCCCTACGCGCTCATGCTCCTGGGCCGCGCCGCGCGGCGCGAGGGTCCGGCCCTGTGCCCCCTGTGGAACGCCGTGGTGCACCAGGAGGCCCCCGGGGCCTCGGGCTGGTTCGAGCGCCTTGGCAGCTTCCTGGCCGAGGCCCTGGAGCTTATGAACATAGCCCCGGCCCCGGGCGCTCCATCCGCCGCCTCCCGGGAATGGCGCGGCACGCCCCAGGAATGGGACGCCCGCCTGGACCGCTGGGCCCAGAGCCCACCGGAGGACCCGGCCTGCCTCGACCTGCGCCCCGTGCACGGCCAACTCCACCTGGCCGAGGCCCTGCGCGTGCGCCTGGCCGGGCGCATGGTTCTCTCGGGGTCGCCCCCGGCCTCGCGTCCCGGGGCGGGCCTGGCCGAGCGGGTGGCCGACGGCGTGCGCCGCATGGCCTGGCGCACGGGCGTCCCGCGCATCGCCACGGCGGAGCGCGCCCTGGGGCTCCATCGCCTGGACGCCGCGGGCGAGGATCTGGTCTGGGCCGCCGAATACCTTGCGGCCTGGGGCTGGGTGGGCGAGCCCTTGCGGCCCGGCCCCCTGGCCCGGGCCATGGAGCGCATGTGCCGAGCGGCCTGGAAGCGGGCCGGGGAGGTTTCGCGATGA
- a CDS encoding 3'-5' exonuclease, which translates to MMKWWPWSSREPDTPAGRAGFVVFDLETGGLDPSRDDILSIGAVRMTGGRIDVGGAFQALARPTATSLDAAGVRVHQLTPGELAGEPPLEEVLPRFLRYAGDAVLTGWHVELDLAFLRAACKRLKLPQPRNRGLDVLGLYLAIRGSRASPVLDELPLKDATLYSVARALGVPPRGAHDALGDAYLTAQVLQRFLSILRSSRQGEELSLDTVLRLAAPSSRSRASPQPAF; encoded by the coding sequence ATGATGAAATGGTGGCCCTGGTCCAGCCGCGAGCCGGACACCCCGGCCGGTCGCGCCGGGTTCGTGGTCTTCGACCTGGAGACCGGCGGGCTCGACCCCTCCCGCGACGACATCCTCTCCATCGGGGCCGTGCGCATGACAGGCGGGCGCATCGACGTGGGCGGGGCCTTCCAGGCCCTGGCCCGCCCCACGGCGACGTCCCTGGACGCGGCCGGGGTGCGCGTGCACCAGCTCACCCCGGGCGAACTGGCGGGCGAGCCGCCCCTGGAGGAGGTGCTGCCGCGCTTTCTGCGCTACGCCGGGGACGCGGTGCTCACGGGCTGGCACGTGGAGCTGGACCTGGCCTTCCTGCGCGCGGCCTGCAAGCGCCTGAAGCTGCCCCAGCCCAGGAACCGGGGCCTGGACGTGCTGGGGCTCTACCTGGCCATCCGGGGTTCGCGGGCCTCGCCCGTGCTGGACGAGCTGCCCCTGAAGGACGCCACCCTCTACAGCGTGGCCCGCGCCCTGGGCGTGCCCCCGCGCGGCGCGCACGACGCCCTGGGCGACGCCTACCTCACCGCCCAGGTGCTCCAGCGCTTCCTCTCCATCCTGCGCTCCTCGCGCCAGGGGGAGGAGCTAAGCCTGGACACCGTGCTGCGCCTGGCCGCGCCCAGCTCCAGAAGCCGGGCCTCGCCCCAGCCCGCCTTCTGA
- the acs gene encoding acetate--CoA ligase, giving the protein MTENIESLLHENRLFQPPAGPRQAKAHIKSLDEYRAVYKRSLEDPEGYWGDRARELITWMKPFGKVQDCDFNAATFKWFADGQLNAAANCLDRHLDGPRRNKAAIIWQGDREGDVQVLTYQMLHDEVCKFANVLKSLGVKKGDRVALYVGMVPELAVAMLACARLGAPHSIVFAGFSAHSLRDRINDCQAKVVVCGDAVRRAGKAIPLKGNVDDALKECPCVEKVVVHASAGTQINMVEGRDLWWHELMARPEMKAPCPPEPMDSEDVLFILYTSGSTGKPKGVYHTTGGYLTYAAHTTQLVFDIQEDDVHWCTADIGWVTGHSYIVYGPLALGATSVMFEGVPTWPGPDRFWATVEKFKVNIFYTAPTAIRALMREGVKWTKNHDLSSLRILGSVGEPINPEAWMWYHEHIGGGKLPIVDTWWQTETGGLMISPLPYATPLKPGSASLPLPGILPKVVDKDGKEVAPGEGGFLIQSRPWPGMLRGVWGDPVRFKNQYFSAFPGVYETGDGARMDADGYVWIMGRVDDVVNVSGHRMGTAEIESALVAHPDVAEAAVVGMPHDIKGQAIYAYVTVKEGVEPTDELLAALKKHVRAEIGPIATPEVIQFAQGLPKTRSGKIMRRILRKIAEGETSTLGDTSTLADPSVVTDLIEGKEKLFG; this is encoded by the coding sequence ATGACCGAGAACATCGAATCCCTGCTCCACGAAAACCGCCTCTTCCAGCCGCCTGCCGGGCCGCGTCAGGCCAAGGCCCATATCAAGAGCCTGGACGAATACCGCGCCGTCTACAAACGCTCCCTGGAAGATCCCGAGGGCTACTGGGGCGACCGCGCCCGCGAACTGATCACCTGGATGAAGCCCTTCGGGAAGGTGCAGGACTGCGACTTCAACGCCGCCACCTTCAAGTGGTTCGCCGACGGACAGCTCAACGCCGCCGCCAACTGCCTGGACCGCCACCTGGACGGCCCCCGCCGCAACAAGGCCGCCATCATCTGGCAGGGCGACCGCGAAGGCGACGTGCAGGTGCTCACCTACCAGATGCTCCACGACGAGGTCTGCAAGTTCGCCAACGTGCTCAAAAGCCTGGGCGTGAAGAAGGGCGACCGCGTGGCCCTCTACGTGGGCATGGTCCCCGAGCTGGCCGTGGCCATGCTGGCCTGCGCACGCCTGGGCGCGCCGCACTCCATCGTCTTCGCGGGCTTCTCCGCCCACTCCCTGCGCGACCGCATCAACGACTGCCAGGCCAAGGTGGTGGTCTGCGGCGACGCCGTGCGCCGCGCGGGCAAGGCCATCCCCCTGAAGGGCAACGTGGACGACGCCCTCAAGGAATGCCCCTGCGTGGAAAAGGTGGTGGTGCACGCCAGCGCCGGAACCCAGATCAACATGGTGGAAGGCCGCGACCTCTGGTGGCACGAGCTCATGGCCAGGCCCGAGATGAAGGCCCCCTGCCCGCCCGAGCCCATGGACTCCGAGGACGTGCTCTTCATCCTCTACACCTCCGGCTCCACCGGCAAGCCCAAGGGCGTCTACCACACCACCGGCGGCTACCTCACCTACGCCGCCCACACCACCCAGCTCGTCTTCGACATCCAGGAGGACGACGTGCACTGGTGCACCGCCGACATCGGCTGGGTCACCGGGCACAGCTACATCGTCTACGGGCCCCTGGCCCTGGGCGCCACGTCGGTGATGTTCGAGGGCGTGCCCACCTGGCCCGGGCCGGACCGCTTCTGGGCCACCGTGGAGAAGTTCAAGGTGAACATCTTCTACACCGCGCCCACCGCCATCCGCGCCCTCATGCGCGAGGGCGTGAAGTGGACCAAAAACCATGATCTCTCGTCGCTGCGCATCCTGGGCTCCGTGGGCGAGCCCATCAACCCCGAGGCCTGGATGTGGTACCACGAACACATCGGCGGCGGAAAACTGCCCATCGTGGACACCTGGTGGCAGACCGAGACCGGCGGGCTCATGATCTCCCCCCTGCCCTACGCCACGCCGCTCAAGCCCGGCTCCGCCAGCCTGCCCCTGCCCGGCATCCTGCCCAAGGTGGTGGACAAGGACGGCAAGGAAGTGGCCCCCGGCGAGGGCGGCTTCCTCATCCAGTCCCGCCCGTGGCCCGGCATGCTGCGCGGCGTCTGGGGCGACCCCGTCCGCTTCAAGAACCAGTACTTCTCCGCCTTCCCCGGGGTCTACGAGACCGGCGACGGCGCGCGCATGGACGCCGACGGCTACGTCTGGATCATGGGCCGCGTGGACGACGTGGTGAACGTCTCCGGCCACCGCATGGGCACCGCCGAGATCGAGTCCGCCCTGGTGGCCCACCCCGACGTTGCCGAGGCCGCCGTGGTGGGCATGCCCCACGACATCAAGGGCCAGGCCATCTACGCCTACGTCACCGTCAAGGAGGGCGTGGAGCCCACCGACGAACTGCTCGCCGCGCTCAAAAAGCACGTGCGCGCGGAAATCGGCCCCATCGCCACGCCCGAGGTGATCCAGTTCGCCCAGGGCCTCCCCAAGACGCGCTCCGGCAAGATCATGCGCCGCATCCTGCGCAAGATCGCCGAGGGTGAGACCTCCACCCTGGGCGACACCTCCACCCTGGCCGATCCCAGCGTGGTCACCGACCTCATAGAGGGCAAGGAGAAGCTCTTCGGATAG
- a CDS encoding methyl-accepting chemotaxis protein, giving the protein MAPSILQRLADTRLTIKFLAVSLLSLALFAAALFGVILPRTERELLDVHKHALHSLVGSVDSLLAEYERQVKQGELTLAEAQKRALQRIKTLRYGQGDYFWIHDLTGPVPRMVMHPTVPALDGKILDDPKFTCATTAQKGHPGTLEPLPAKANLFAALNQAARESGQGFVVYEWPKPIQGGGVTSQLFPKLSYGKVFAPWGWVIGSGVYIDDIDSTLRALRLLGLAVLAAVFVVALAATVWLTRAFVGRQVDALVAYAGRIAQGDLQAALPPADFKAELGVLKNALTAMVDQLRQSLALAEDKGREAETQARLAQEQTRLAQHAQAQAEQAKREGELAAAAAMTQAAQGIQHVAAELSALLDQAVDATNQQRQGALRNARDVETVTQALANVTQLAEQVANLANDASGKAHSGSDVVKHSSQAIQAVNQQAQALSQSMNQLGGQAQAIGAILTTIADIADQTNLLALNAAIEAARAGDAGRGFAVVADEVRKLAEKTMTATQEVSRAVSAIQAGARDNVQRMDQAAKAIDDANTLSIQSGQVFNDIVDIVGRSARQTSTIAAESGAQSQAMRQLAGAMDEISSLADHVARNASDSLDALHRLENEQHTLNNVIRRFDQDSAGKALPR; this is encoded by the coding sequence ATGGCCCCGAGCATCCTCCAGCGCCTTGCCGACACCCGGCTAACCATCAAGTTTCTCGCCGTCTCCCTGCTCAGCCTCGCGCTCTTCGCGGCCGCGCTCTTCGGGGTCATCCTGCCAAGGACGGAACGCGAACTCCTGGACGTGCACAAGCACGCGCTCCACTCCCTCGTGGGCTCCGTGGACTCCCTGCTCGCCGAGTACGAACGCCAGGTCAAACAGGGCGAACTCACCCTCGCCGAGGCCCAGAAACGCGCCCTCCAGCGCATCAAGACCCTGCGCTACGGACAGGGCGACTACTTCTGGATACACGACCTCACCGGCCCCGTGCCCAGGATGGTCATGCACCCCACCGTCCCCGCCCTGGACGGTAAAATCCTCGACGACCCCAAGTTCACCTGCGCCACCACCGCCCAGAAAGGACACCCCGGCACGCTGGAACCACTCCCGGCCAAGGCCAACCTCTTCGCCGCCCTCAACCAGGCCGCGCGCGAATCCGGCCAGGGCTTCGTGGTCTACGAATGGCCCAAGCCCATCCAGGGCGGCGGCGTCACCAGCCAACTCTTCCCCAAACTCTCCTACGGCAAGGTCTTCGCGCCCTGGGGCTGGGTGATCGGCTCCGGCGTCTACATCGACGACATCGACTCCACCCTGCGCGCCCTGCGCCTGCTGGGCCTGGCCGTTCTGGCCGCTGTCTTCGTCGTGGCCCTGGCCGCCACCGTCTGGCTCACCCGCGCCTTCGTGGGACGCCAGGTGGACGCCCTCGTCGCCTACGCCGGACGCATCGCCCAGGGCGACCTCCAGGCCGCCCTGCCCCCGGCCGACTTCAAGGCCGAACTGGGCGTGCTCAAAAACGCCCTCACGGCCATGGTAGACCAGTTGCGCCAATCCCTCGCCCTCGCCGAAGACAAGGGGCGCGAGGCCGAAACACAGGCCCGCCTCGCACAAGAACAGACCCGCCTCGCACAGCACGCCCAGGCCCAGGCCGAACAGGCCAAGCGCGAAGGCGAACTCGCCGCGGCGGCAGCCATGACCCAGGCCGCGCAGGGCATCCAGCACGTGGCCGCCGAACTCTCCGCCCTGCTCGACCAGGCCGTCGATGCAACCAACCAGCAACGCCAGGGCGCACTGCGGAACGCCCGCGACGTGGAAACCGTCACCCAGGCCCTCGCCAACGTCACGCAGCTCGCCGAACAGGTCGCGAACCTCGCCAACGACGCCAGCGGCAAGGCCCACTCCGGCTCCGACGTGGTGAAACACTCCTCGCAAGCCATACAGGCCGTCAACCAGCAGGCGCAGGCCCTCTCCCAATCCATGAACCAGCTCGGCGGACAAGCCCAGGCCATCGGCGCGATCCTCACCACCATCGCGGACATCGCCGACCAGACCAACCTCCTGGCCCTCAACGCCGCGATCGAGGCCGCCCGCGCGGGCGACGCCGGACGAGGCTTCGCCGTGGTCGCGGACGAGGTGCGCAAGCTCGCCGAAAAAACCATGACCGCCACCCAGGAAGTCTCCCGCGCCGTCTCCGCCATCCAGGCCGGCGCGCGCGACAACGTCCAACGCATGGACCAGGCCGCCAAAGCCATCGACGACGCCAACACCCTCTCTATCCAGTCCGGCCAGGTCTTCAACGACATCGTGGACATCGTGGGACGCTCCGCCCGGCAGACCTCCACCATCGCCGCCGAATCCGGCGCGCAATCCCAAGCCATGCGCCAACTCGCGGGCGCCATGGACGAAATCTCAAGCCTCGCGGACCACGTGGCCCGCAACGCCTCGGACTCCCTCGACGCCCTCCACCGGCTCGAAAACGAACAGCACACCCTCAACAACGTCATCCGGCGCTTCGACCAGGATTCGGCGGGCAAAGCCCTGCCCCGCTGA